One Marinobacter sp. es.048 genomic window, GCGGATGCGGCCGGCCTGAGGCATCTGGCCGGCGCGGTACCGGAAATGCTGGTCGCAGCCTCATGCTCCAAGAACTTCGGTCTCTACCGGGAGCGCACCGGCGCCCTCGCCCTGATTTCAGGAACGGCAACCGTGAATGCGGCCGCCACCAGCCAGCTGCTGAGCGTCATCCGGTCCCATTATTCAATGCCGCCGGCCCATGGTGCCGCGATCGTGGAGACCATCCTCGGCAATGACGGCCTTCGGTCCCAGTGGCAAAAGGAGCTTGGCGGCATGTGCGAGCGCATTCTGCACCTGCGTCACGCCTTTGCAGACGCACTCGCGCCGGTGGGCGATTTCGACTTCATCGCCCGTCAGCGAGGCATGTTCTCCTTTCTGGGTATCAGCTCGGACCAGGTTGGCCGGTTAAGGAAGGAACACGGCATCTACATGCTGGAGAGCAGCCGCGTAAACGTCGCCGGCCTGAACGACCGCGTCTTGCCACAAGTGGCGTCAGCCCTGCGCGAGGTTCTCGGCAAGTAAATATTTTTCGACAACAACCAATCAATCCGACAAAAACAATTAGCCGGAGAGAAAAATGAGTGAGAGTACCCAACCACACCAGCAGGCCAATAACCTCTGGTCCTCACGGATGGCCTTTATCCTGGCTGCTGCCGGCTCGGCGGTGGGCCTCGGCAACATCTGGAAGTTTCCGTACATTACTGGCGAGAACGGCGGCGGCGCCTTCGTTCTGATTTACCTGGCCTGTATCTTCCTGATCGGCGTGCCAGTGCTGATTTCCGAGACCATGATTGGTCGACGCGGCGGCCAGAGCCCCGTGGCCACCATGCGCACCCTGACCAAAACCGAAGGCACCGCGAGGGGCTGGCGGGCCATCGGCTGGAATGGCGTTATCGCGTCCTTCCTGGTGCTGTCTTTCTACGCAGTGATTGGCGGCTGGGCTCTGGTCTATATCGGCAAGGCCGCAACCGGACTGTTTACCGGTGCCGATGCAGAAGCCATTGGCGGCCAGTTCGGCGGGCTTTTGGCCAATCCGTGGGAATTGCTGATGTGGCACTCCGTCTTCATGGCGATCGTGGTGTTCATCGTGGGTCGGGGCATTCGTTCCGGGCTTGAGAAAGCCGTGAATATGCTGATGCCACTGCTGTTCGTGCTGTTGGTAGCGATGGTGATCTATGCCATGAACAGCGGCAGCTTCGGCCGGGCCGTAAGCTTCATGTTCTCGCCGGACTTCAGCAAGCTCACCACCGCCGGTGTACTGACCGCCCTGGGGCACGCGGCCTTTACCCTGAGTATCGGCATTGGCGTTCTGATGGCCTACGGCTCGTACCTGCCAAAAACCGTAAACATTGCGCGGACCGCGATGACCATTGCTGTCGTGGACACCAGTGTTGCCCTTCTCGCGGGGCTGGCCATCTTTCCGCTGGTATTTGCCAATGGTCTTGAGCCAGGCGCAGGCCCCGGCCTGATCTTCGTCACCCTGCCACTGGCGTTTGGTCAGATGAGTGGTGGCGCTCTATTCGGCACCATTTTCTTTGCTCTGCTACTGGTAGCAGCCATCACCTCGGCCATTTCCATGCTGGAACCGGTGGTCGAATGGCTGGAAGAACACAAAGGCGTCAGCCGGGCGAAAAGCGCCCTTGGTGGCGGGCTCGCGATCTGGTTTATCGGCATCGGCACCGTGCTGTCGTTCAACGTCTGGGACAGCGTGCACCCGCTCGGTTTTATCCCGTTCTTCGAAGGCAAGACGGTCTTCGATCTGCTCGACTTCCTGGTCTCCAACCTTATGATGCCCCTCGGCGGACTGGCCATTGCACTGTTTGCCGGATGGGCAATGAAACGTGAGGGCCTACCGGCCGATTTTGGCCTGCAAGGAAGCAGCTACAAGGCGTTCATGTTCATACTGCGTTATCTAACGCCTGCCGGTATCGCCGTGGTGTTCCTTTACAATCTGGTATAACGGCCACCAGCAGCCTCCGACCGCAAAAGCCCGGTGAACTTCACCGGGCTTTTTTTGACATACCCAAAAGGACACTGCCAATCTGAATGCAGAAGAACTGACCAATGTTCTGCGTCTCAAGCAGAAAAGGAGAACTCTTATGTACAGCAAGATCCTCGTTCCGGTCGACCTCGCCCATACCGATAAAATGGTGAAGGCGCTCAATACCTCCATAGATATTGCCAAGCATTACAAAGCTACCCTCTGCTACGTCAGTGTCACCAACAGCACGCCGGGAGCGGCCGCCCACAACCCTAAAGAACTCAGGGAGAAACTGGCCGTCTTCGCGGAGGAGCAGGGGAAATCCCACGGCATCAGTACGGACAGCATCGTCATGGAGACCGCCGATACGGCAGTGGAACTTGAAGACAAGTTGCTTGAGGCTATTAAAACCACCGGTGCAGACCTGGTGGTGATGGCTTCTCATCCGCCGGGAATCGGCGACAAGCTCCACATTCTCCACTCCAACGGCGCCAATATCGTCAGACACAGTGATATTTCGGTATTCGTTGTGCGGTAAAGCGGAATTATTGGGCGACAGGCTCTGCAATACGGATCCTGTCGTTTCTTACGGGAAACGCACCATCAATAGTCAGCGCCAGCGGCTCACCTGCAAACGCCGCCTCCTCAGGCAGCCCTCGCTGGGCGTGAACATGCAGATGGGGCTCTGAACTGTTCCCGGAGTTGCCCATTTCTCCCAGTAAATCGCCTACAGCCACCTGGTCACCAGCAGAGACCGCGACGGTGCCTTTTCTCAGATGGGCTAAAATCACAAAGAACCGGCCACAATTGATCGCCACATAGTTTCCCGCCATATGAGCCCGATCCATCACTGGAACCGGCATATCCTCCCGGCCATCGACAACTTTCGCGATCTCGCCATCGCAGGGCGCCACCACCGGGGTGCCGAATGTTGTATAGCGGGCCGGATCAGAAGCCAGCCAGCCGTTCTTGTGAATTCCCAGCGGAGAAACTCGGAAAATATCCAGGGCCCGACTCTGTCCTTGCCAGGGTCTGAAACGCTCAATAGCTGTATCCAGTGTTTTCAAATGTACATTCACCATGAGGTTGGATCCGCCATGGGCCACCAGATAGGTGCCAGGCCCGAAAGGCGGTGCGATGTTGACGGTCTCAACCGGCGGCACAGTCCTCCCCTGATAGGCCATATACGCCATGTACCCGCCAAAGCAGCCCAGACCGAACCCAAGAAGGACAAATAAGGTCTGCCCGGCTGAGACTCGCCAGAGGCCGTTACCCTGAAACCGCCCCTGCCAGAGATGTAACACTACGATGAGCGCGAAAACCCCATAATAGACGTAAGGCGTCCAGAACGGGGGCATGGTCCACAGCGCCGCCAGTCCGATGCCAAGGAGTACCGCTGCAACTGACACTGCCTGCACTCCAAGTGCAAACAGTCCCTTGGCAGGGAACCGTGCCAACCATACCAACAGGAGAACTGGCAGGGCGATTTGGGTGAGCATGACCACAAGGGACATCAGTCGCTACTCCTGGTGACACTGGATCGAGGAAATTCTATGTTGCTGATCTCGCCAATGAAGAACGGAAAATAATCGTCCGTGTTGAAGAAATTCCCGGCTTCCACGCGAGTAGGCAAAAGAAATCCTTCGAACTCCCGAAACTCCGACAGATCGCCGCCAAAAGGCTGCAAGCGATGGACTTTTTCCGCATTCGCATTGCTCCACCGGTCAAAACTCACCTGAAGCGGCCGGCCGTCGTCGGCCACCACAACATCCACCGCCTGCTCTGTACCTTCATGGCGCACAATCACCCTCGCCGTATTCACATCAACAAGTGTCCACACAACACCCGGGCCTGGCAGCAGGGCGGCCGGCGTCCAGAACACCGCCTCTGCCACATACCGGCCGAATGCCGAACGGGTGTGATCCGGGTCGCCGCCCATTCGGGCAACCGGAAGCAACCCCATCAGCCAGAACCGCGTCCACTGGTCAGTGTCTGAGCCGGAAATCTGGAGCAGGCCGCGGTTGGCGCTCATTTTCCAGATAAACCCTTCGGGCACGGCCAGCACCTGGGTAGCCTGCATGTCCATGTAGTCGGGCGACTCCCGATTGCCCATACCGAATTGTCCATTCATGGATATCCGGGCCACGGTGTAGAGCGGTGTACCAGGCTTAATGGTGTACCGGAAATACCGCTGGGCGGGCTCAGGCAGCCCTTGAAGAAGAGAAAGATCAAAACGCTCCGGTGCAGTCGGCTGCAGAGCCACCAATCTCGCCATGGCGGCCCGGTCCGCGGTCTGGTCAGCCTGGCGCCAGAACCAGAGAGCGACGGTGACCGCAACCAACAGAATCAACAGGATCAGGAAAAAGATTTTCATGTAAGCTATGCTCCGTAGCAGTCATTGTCCCTGCCCTGCCCGAATCCGGCCTTGTTCCAGATCAACGAACGTGGCTGGCCGACTCACTGTCAGCCTGAAAGGTTTTATGAAAGTACCGAAGAGATTACAACCACTTGTTGATGACGGCATGGTGGACGAAGTGCTCTACCAGCTGATGAGCGGCAAAGAAGCGCAGGTTTATGTGGTGCGCTGCGGAGACCAGACACGCTGCGCCAAGGTCTTCAAGGAAGCCTCGAAACGGAGTTTCAAGCAGGCTGTGGAGTACCAGGAAGGCCGAAAGGTCCGGAACAGTCGTCGGGCCCGGGCCATGAGCAAGAAAACGAAATACGGCCAGAAGGAACAGGAAGATGCCTGGCTCAACGCCGAGGTGGATGCCCTTTACCGCCTTGCCGCCGCGGGTGTCCGGGTTCCCCAACCTCTGGGCTTCGTGGACGGTGTGCTGCTGATGGAACTGGTGGCGGACGAAGATGGCAAGGCCGCACCCAGGCTGGATGATGTCACCCTTTCCCCGGAACAGGCCCGTGACTTCCACGCTCAGGTTATCCGCGAGGTAGTCCGCATGTTGAGTGCCGGTCTGATTCATGGGGATCTGTCGGAATTCAACGTTCTGGTCGATGCCAACGGACCGGTCATCATTGATCTTCCCCAGGCCGTCAATGCGTCCGGCAATAACAACGCGGAACGTATGCTGGAGCGCGACGTAGACAATATGCGCCGGTACTTTGGCCGATTCGCGCCGGAACTGCTGAACACTGATTACGGCAAGGAGATCTGGGCGCTCTACGAATCCGGCGACCTCCACCCGGATAGCAAACTCACCGGCTGTTTCCTGCACGACGACACCGCTGCCAACGTCGACGAACTGATGGAAATCATCGATGCGGCAAAAGAAGAAGAGTGGGAGCGACAGGAACGAATGAGGGACGCAGAGGAGGACTGAAGCACTGGCCGGTGCTGGTCAGGCTCCAGTCGTCGTTTTCTGTTCGCCGACCATGGCTGACATCACTTCCTGTTCCCTTGGCCCGGGCAGAACACCCGTCAACCAGGCCTCGATAACCGGCTCACCGTGCTGGTTGGAGAGTACCGCTTCCGCCCGGGCCCGATTCCTTTCATCCACCTCGGTGATGGTGAAAACACAGGTGATGGTGTCGCCAAAATACACCGGCCGGCGGAAGCGAAAATTCATTCCGGACGCCAGCCAGCCAATCTGCCCACCCACTTCCGTGATCATCCCACCAACCAGCAGGCCATGGCAGATCTTGCCCTCTAGATTCTTGGCTTGCGCAAACTCGTCGCTGTAGTGGACCGGATTCTGATCACGGCTGATCTCACCAAAGGACAGGGTCTCATCTTCAGTGAACGTTCGCGCCAGGGTAAACGAATCCCCGGCTTTCAGGCCGGCAATGGCTCTTTTACGAATATCAGACATTATCGGTTCCTGAGCACTCAACAGGTTACAGGTACCGACCGCCAGACCCTATGGCGACCACAATCAGGCCGAGGACCAGATTGATACCCACAAGCCGGCGAATCTTTCCCACCTGAACACCGCCAGCCTGAGGATCTTTGTCTGCAACAGCCTGCTTGAGCCGCCGGAACGGGGCAAAATACACATGGAAGTAGAGCAGCATCATTACCAGCCCGAGCGTCTGCATGGCATGAATATGCCAACCAGCACCGGCCATACCGCCAAACACACTGAAAATCATCCAGTAACCGGTGACCAGGAGCAACACAACTGAAAGCCACACCCAGCGAAAGAACCGTTCAAGCGTTCTGGACCAAAGAACGCCACGCTGGGAGGCCTCCACCACCTCAACCACGGCCGGACGCATCGCCATGTAGGCGAAGAACATACCGCCAACCCAGATAACCGCGGACAAAACATGCAGTGCAATTGCCAGACTCATAAAACTACCCCTTGATTTGGCCTTCAGATGGTTTCCAGTTCTACCCGGTTACGGCCGCCCGTTTTACCCCGGTAAAGAGCTTCATCAGCCCTGCTGACCGCGGCACTCAGGTCTTCGCCAGCTCGCAGTTCGCTCACACCGATACTGATCGTAACATCGGCATCACCGCCAGTAATCGCGCTCCAGTCCCTGGCCAAAAACGCATTTCGTATCCGCTCCGCGCTTGCCTGCGCTTTGCCGGAATCCGTATCAGGGAGGATGGCCAGAAACTCCTCTCCACCCCATCTACCGATCAGGTCCTGAGCCCGCAGCTCCTCACGAATCACATCGGCAACAAAACCCAACACCCGGTCGCCGGTTTCGTGGCCATAGGCGTCGTTGATTGATTTAAAATGATCGACATCCAGCAGAAGAAAGCCAACCGGGTGACCGCTACGGCTGAACCGGGCCAGTTCTTTTTCAGCCAGATAGGTCATGTGCCGGCGATTAAAAAGCCCGGTCAGTGAATCCGTTGTTGCCATTTCCCGGAGCTTGCGCTGGGCCGTGACCACCATTCTGAGGTAATAGGAAGCCAGGTAACTGAACATGGCGAAGACCACGCTCAGGTTAAACAGATGAACAAAATGCAGAGCCGTTTGAGGAATCGGCTGTAACGGCGCGATGTACCACATCAGGACATCCAGGGCGATGTAGTAACCCCACAAGGCCAACAGAGCATAGATGGCCCATTTCCGTGATGCGGACACACAAATCGCCGGTATGAACATCAGCAGGTAATAGTGGAAACCGCTCTCCCAACCAATCAGAACAATACCAAGGCCGGCATGACCAAGCACTTCGGCCCAGATGAGTACCACCGCAATCCTGTTCCTGTGGTATTTGAGCGCGTAATAGGCCCCGGCGTACATGGCCACGCTGACCACATTAACCCAAGCCAGGATCGGCGACCCCAAGGCATGAAAAAGAAAGAAGAAGATGACGTCCACAGTTCCGGCAATCTGGGCACACCGCATGGCCAGACGCCAGAATTGGGGCCTGCGCTCCCGCTCAGGCTCATAATTCATTGGAGTAGTCGCACTATTCATTTTCAGCAGAATTCCTTTTTAGGTAACAAGAATACTCGTTAAAACGGAATTCTGCCTCACTCCAATGCAAACAAATGAAAATGATTTCAGGGTTACCATGGCAGCTCTTCGCCGTTGCTATGCCAGAACGACCCGGTATTCCCCAGAGTCAGGCCATCAATCCGCTCTGCCAGGCCTCTTGCCGATTCTTCCGGGGTGATCAACCCACCAAAATTCACCATACGGGTCTGGACATAGCCGGGATGCAGCTGCGCCACGGCGATACCCCGCGGTTTCAGATCCATCGCCAGGGATTTGCCAAAGGCATTGAGCGCTGCCTTGGAAGCACGGTACCCATAGCGGCCGCCGGAGTCATTGTCAGCGATAGAGCCCATGCGGCTGGTGATGTTGGCGATTTTCCCTCCAGAGGGGATTTTTTCGAACAAGGCTTCAGCCACTCTCAGAGGAGCATAGGCATTGATCTCCATCTGGGTGCGGATAGAATCGAAATCGATACTGCCCAGCTTCTCGTCCTGCAGCAGACCGGCATTGTTGATCAACAGATCGATACGCTCACCCTCAAGACCAGCCACGAGCTTGGCCACGCCCTCATCGGTCGTCACGTCGACGCTCTCGATGATCCGCTTGGCAACTTCTTCCAGCTCCGGCGAGGCCTCCCGACACACACCGATGACCGAACAGCCGCGACCCGCATACAGCCGGGCAAGCTCCAGACCAATGCCACGGTTTGCTCCGGTAATCACTACAACGGAATTCTCTGACATATCAGCCTCCTCGACGATGAGTACAATTCATTCAGCTTCACATCCAATGCCTTCAAGAACAACCAGCAATACGGAACCTACCTGCTTGCAGCTGCAATTTTTCTGTAAGATAACGGTTAATCCAATCAACGGTCGCTGGGAGTAGCATGTCAGCAGCACTTGTTTTCGCAGTCTTTGCAGTGACCCTGATCGCGGCCACCATTTTCTACCTCTTCTTCTATCGCACCTGGCGGAGAGAACGGAAACTGAGAGCCCCCTTCCCAGAACCCTGGCGGCAACACCTTGATTCGAATGTGCCGCTTTACCGAAAACTTAGCAAAACACTGAAGTGCGCATTAGAGCAACGGGTGCAGCTGTTTCTTTCCGAGAAGGAATTCTACGGCTGTAACGGCTTTGAAGTGAATGACACGGTGAAAGTCACCATCGCCGGGCATGCCTGTTTGCTGATTCTCGCCCGACCCTACTCGGATTTTGATGAGGTAAGCAGCATTCTGGTCTATCCCGACGCCTATCATGTCAGAGACATTGAAAGCGACGGACTGATTGTCAGCGAGAGTAATGAAATCCGGGCCGGAGAGGCCTCAAGCCGGGGCCAGGTGGTGCTGGCCTGGAAAGAATGTGAGGAAGCGGCCAGAGCCCCGCACAGCAGCCACAACGTGATGCTCCATGAATTCGCCCACCAGCTGGATTATCTGGACGGCACCGCGGACGGCGCTCCGCCCCTGGGCGGAGAACAGGCCAGGCACTGGCAATCGGCCATGACCCACGCCTACGAACATCTGAGACATTCCCTGCATCACCACCATAAACCGTGGCTTGACCCCTACGGCGCCACCGAACCTGCAGAATTCTTCGCGGTGCTGACCGAAGCGTTTTTCCAGCAACCTGGCCATCTCAAGCACGAACAGCCCGAGGTTTACAAAGCCCTGCAAGGGTATTATCGACTGGACCCTAAAGCCCTCTGGCAGGATGCGTGACAGTTGTGGCAGATCGATGCGTGGTCCACTATGTAGGAAAGCGGATCAGTTGGTGGAGGTGTACATGCCAGCCATAGGATGGATATTCATAATTGTTGCCCTTGCCTTGATAGTGGGCAGCCTGATGATACTGCGCGACAATGCACGCAGCATGAAAATCTCCGATGAAAAAATGAAGAAGATTCAGGCCCGCAAGGCAGAGATCGAAGCCGAGGAGAGCGCTGAAGACAGAGAGTCGTAAGGGCCGGCTCTTGCCTGCCCCATGAATATTTGGTGACGATTCAAATCCCGTTGACGTGTGTCACTCTGAATTCCTGCCCGCCCCGCATACTTCAGGGATAGTTACCCCTCAGGAAAGGAGATCCCTGAATGGCCAGATCCAATGTCACCAGAAAGCTCGGCTCAAAACTCGCGCCTCATATCGAAGCCCTGAGAAAACAGACCGTCGATGTGCCACCAGACGCCTCATCAAGGCACCTGCACAACGGGATCGACACTCCCCTGCCGCCGGCAGACCTGCACGGCAGCTATATCAACAACCGGCCGCTTCCAACAGAGGGTGTAGCGGAGCGCCGGGCGTGGATTATCGGTGGCGGCATTGCGGGCCTGTCCGCTGCCTTTTTTCTCATTCGCGACGGGCACATGCCTGCGGGCAACATCACCTTTCTTGAGGAGCAGGATATAGAGGGTGGTTCGTTGGATGGCGCCGGTAACGCCGAGGACGGATATATCGTCCGTGGAGGTCGTGAAATGGAGATGACCTACCAGAACTTCTGGGATGTTTTCTCAGAAATACCTGCGCTCGAACTGCCTGCCCCGTTCACCGTGCTTGATGAGTACCGCATCGTGAACGATGCCGACAAGAACTGGTCGAAAGCCCGGCTCCTGGAAAACCAGGGACAGATCAAAGACTTCTCGACCATGGATCTTACCAGGCGCCAGCAGCTTGAGATCATCAGGCTGCTATTGGCCCGGAAAGAGGATCTGGACGACATCACGGTTGAGCAATGGTTCAGTGAGGGTTTTCTGAGTACTAATTTCTACACTTTCTGGCGCACCATGTTTGCGTTTCAGAATTGGCACTCGGTGCTTGAAATGAAGCTCTACATGCATCGTTTCCTGCACCTGATGGACGGACTGAACGACATGACGTCACTGGTTTTCCCGAAATATAACCAGTACGACAGCTTCGTCAGGCCGCTCATGAGATGGCTCAAAGACCAGGGTGTGAATATCCAGTACGACATGACCGTCACTGATCTGGATATGGAGAGCGGAGATGGCACCAGAGCCGTCAAGACCATCCAATGCCACAGTGCAGACGGGGACAAGACATTCAATGTCGGCGCACATGATCTGGTATTCGTCACAACCGGATCCATGACCGAGGATACCGCCTACGGCGACGACGATAACGCTCCGAGGTTGAAAGATAGTGACAAGGCCGGCCAAGGATCCGGCTGGCAACTCTGGAGGAATCTGGCCGAGAAATCCGACGTCTTCGGCCGGCCAGACAAATTCTGCGGAGACATACCCCGCTCAACGTGGGAATCAGTGACGCTTACCTGCAAACCCTCACCTTTGATGGACAAGCTCAAAGAGCTGTCGGTTAATGACCCTTATTCCGGGTTCACGGCTACTGGCGGAATTATAACCTTTACAGATTCTGCCTGGCTGATGAGCTTCACATGCAATCGCCAGCCACACTTCCCCGATCAGCCAGACGACGTCATTGTGTTGTGGACCTATGCTCTGCTGATGGATAAACCCGGTGATTACGTCAACAAGACGATGCCCGAATGCACCGGTAAAGAAGTGTTGATTGAGCTGTGTTACCACCTCGGACTGGAGGACCAGATAAACGAAGTACTGGCTGCCACAAAAACCCGCATCGCGCTGATGCCTTACATCACGTCACAATTCATGCCGAGGGCCAGAGGCGACCGTCCTCAGGTAGTCCCTTCAGGCTGCACCAATCTCGCTTGCATCGGGCAGTTCGTAGAGACCCATAACGACGTTGTGTTCACACTGGAAAGTTCGGTGCGGACGGCCCGCATTGGGGTTTACAGCCTGCTGGGCATCAAAAAACAGGTGCCCGATATTTATCCGGGACAATACGATATACGGCGTTTGCTGCGGGCAACCAGAACCCTTAACAGCAACGAAGCGTTTCTGGGTGAGGGTATTCTGCGCCGCCTGTTGGGCGGCACTTACTTTGAAAATATTCTGCCACTTGGTCCTGATGAAGACCCGGCCGATCTGCACAAAGCCGGGCTGTTCGACAATCAGTTACAGGCTATCCGTCAACTAGTGGAAGGAAACCACACCCTCGACGATGCCAAAGGGTGGGTTCAGGGCGTCCTTGACAAACTTCGCGGACGAAGCTGAGTCGACGCTCAGTGGCCGCTGTGATCCATGGAATGACCAGAATGATTCGCCTTCTGGTCGTTCATCATGGTTTGCCCGTCCAGCGGCGCAACATTCAGCTCAACTTGCATATCGTCCGCGCCATCAAAGCTCAGGGTCAGCGGAATGCTCTCACCCTCGCGCAACGGGCTCTTCAATTTTTCCAGCATCAGGTGAAAACTGTGGGGTTTCAACTCCACGGTAGTACCCGCCGGAATGGGAAGCCCGCCTCTGACCGGCGCCATTCGCATCACACCATCGTGCATGCTGGTCTCGTGAATCGATACGCTGCCAGCCCTTGGGGTTGCTGCACCAACCAGGGTGATATCACTGCTGCCGCTGTTGGAGATACGCATATACCCCACTCCCATGGGAGTGCCAGGCGGTGTAGGCCGGCTCCAGGGATGCTCGACCTTGACCGAACCCTGGCTGTACTGGGCCAGAGTCGTCGGGGCAACCAGGGCCAATGCCAGCACAAATACGCTCAGGCAGTACTTCATGTCCAGTATTCCTTGTCGTTGATGTTTAGATAAAGGATAAGAAGACGACCCCATGGATCCAAGTTTTTCAGTGCGACGAATGGTCGCAGACAGGATCAATGCCCGATGGCGAGAGCAGGGTTCGCTCTCAGTCTGTCCAAGCTTTCCGGACGACTGAAGTAATAACCCTGAAAACGTCGACAGCCCATCTCGACCAAGGCGCTGGCCTGGGCCTCCTCTTCAACACCCTCGGCAACCAGCTCCATGTTATGGCTCCGGGCAATGGCAATAATACTCTGGATCATGTTCGCGGCTTTTTCGTCTTCCAGAATGGTGTCCACAAAGCTTTTGTCGATTTTCAACTCGTCAAGCGGCAGCTTTCGTAAAAGACTGAGCGAGGAGTAACCCGTACCGAAATCGTCCATCGAGATCCGTATCCCGTTCTCGCGCAATCGTTCGATCTTTTTCAGCACTTTATCAAAGTCACTCATGAACAGGCTCTCGGTGATCTCGACGACCAGCTCACCGGGCGGCACATGGTGCACTGCCAGAGCCTCAAGCACTGTTTCGACAAAGTCTGGCTGACGAAACTGGATAACAGAGATGTTGATAGACAAGTCGACGGAGCGGCCGACCTCGTCACGAAACAGGCTGTATTCCCGGATACTGGTTTCAACCA contains:
- a CDS encoding sodium-dependent transporter → MSESTQPHQQANNLWSSRMAFILAAAGSAVGLGNIWKFPYITGENGGGAFVLIYLACIFLIGVPVLISETMIGRRGGQSPVATMRTLTKTEGTARGWRAIGWNGVIASFLVLSFYAVIGGWALVYIGKAATGLFTGADAEAIGGQFGGLLANPWELLMWHSVFMAIVVFIVGRGIRSGLEKAVNMLMPLLFVLLVAMVIYAMNSGSFGRAVSFMFSPDFSKLTTAGVLTALGHAAFTLSIGIGVLMAYGSYLPKTVNIARTAMTIAVVDTSVALLAGLAIFPLVFANGLEPGAGPGLIFVTLPLAFGQMSGGALFGTIFFALLLVAAITSAISMLEPVVEWLEEHKGVSRAKSALGGGLAIWFIGIGTVLSFNVWDSVHPLGFIPFFEGKTVFDLLDFLVSNLMMPLGGLAIALFAGWAMKREGLPADFGLQGSSYKAFMFILRYLTPAGIAVVFLYNLV
- a CDS encoding universal stress protein, which codes for MYSKILVPVDLAHTDKMVKALNTSIDIAKHYKATLCYVSVTNSTPGAAAHNPKELREKLAVFAEEQGKSHGISTDSIVMETADTAVELEDKLLEAIKTTGADLVVMASHPPGIGDKLHILHSNGANIVRHSDISVFVVR
- a CDS encoding M23 family metallopeptidase, yielding MSLVVMLTQIALPVLLLVWLARFPAKGLFALGVQAVSVAAVLLGIGLAALWTMPPFWTPYVYYGVFALIVVLHLWQGRFQGNGLWRVSAGQTLFVLLGFGLGCFGGYMAYMAYQGRTVPPVETVNIAPPFGPGTYLVAHGGSNLMVNVHLKTLDTAIERFRPWQGQSRALDIFRVSPLGIHKNGWLASDPARYTTFGTPVVAPCDGEIAKVVDGREDMPVPVMDRAHMAGNYVAINCGRFFVILAHLRKGTVAVSAGDQVAVGDLLGEMGNSGNSSEPHLHVHAQRGLPEEAAFAGEPLALTIDGAFPVRNDRIRIAEPVAQ
- a CDS encoding DUF6544 family protein, coding for MKIFFLILLILLVAVTVALWFWRQADQTADRAAMARLVALQPTAPERFDLSLLQGLPEPAQRYFRYTIKPGTPLYTVARISMNGQFGMGNRESPDYMDMQATQVLAVPEGFIWKMSANRGLLQISGSDTDQWTRFWLMGLLPVARMGGDPDHTRSAFGRYVAEAVFWTPAALLPGPGVVWTLVDVNTARVIVRHEGTEQAVDVVVADDGRPLQVSFDRWSNANAEKVHRLQPFGGDLSEFREFEGFLLPTRVEAGNFFNTDDYFPFFIGEISNIEFPRSSVTRSSD
- a CDS encoding PA4780 family RIO1-like protein kinase — translated: MKVPKRLQPLVDDGMVDEVLYQLMSGKEAQVYVVRCGDQTRCAKVFKEASKRSFKQAVEYQEGRKVRNSRRARAMSKKTKYGQKEQEDAWLNAEVDALYRLAAAGVRVPQPLGFVDGVLLMELVADEDGKAAPRLDDVTLSPEQARDFHAQVIREVVRMLSAGLIHGDLSEFNVLVDANGPVIIDLPQAVNASGNNNAERMLERDVDNMRRYFGRFAPELLNTDYGKEIWALYESGDLHPDSKLTGCFLHDDTAANVDELMEIIDAAKEEEWERQERMRDAEED
- a CDS encoding MaoC family dehydratase; amino-acid sequence: MSDIRKRAIAGLKAGDSFTLARTFTEDETLSFGEISRDQNPVHYSDEFAQAKNLEGKICHGLLVGGMITEVGGQIGWLASGMNFRFRRPVYFGDTITCVFTITEVDERNRARAEAVLSNQHGEPVIEAWLTGVLPGPREQEVMSAMVGEQKTTTGA
- a CDS encoding CopD family protein, encoding MSLAIALHVLSAVIWVGGMFFAYMAMRPAVVEVVEASQRGVLWSRTLERFFRWVWLSVVLLLVTGYWMIFSVFGGMAGAGWHIHAMQTLGLVMMLLYFHVYFAPFRRLKQAVADKDPQAGGVQVGKIRRLVGINLVLGLIVVAIGSGGRYL
- a CDS encoding GGDEF domain-containing protein; the encoded protein is MNSATTPMNYEPERERRPQFWRLAMRCAQIAGTVDVIFFFLFHALGSPILAWVNVVSVAMYAGAYYALKYHRNRIAVVLIWAEVLGHAGLGIVLIGWESGFHYYLLMFIPAICVSASRKWAIYALLALWGYYIALDVLMWYIAPLQPIPQTALHFVHLFNLSVVFAMFSYLASYYLRMVVTAQRKLREMATTDSLTGLFNRRHMTYLAEKELARFSRSGHPVGFLLLDVDHFKSINDAYGHETGDRVLGFVADVIREELRAQDLIGRWGGEEFLAILPDTDSGKAQASAERIRNAFLARDWSAITGGDADVTISIGVSELRAGEDLSAAVSRADEALYRGKTGGRNRVELETI
- a CDS encoding SDR family oxidoreductase; its protein translation is MSENSVVVITGANRGIGLELARLYAGRGCSVIGVCREASPELEEVAKRIIESVDVTTDEGVAKLVAGLEGERIDLLINNAGLLQDEKLGSIDFDSIRTQMEINAYAPLRVAEALFEKIPSGGKIANITSRMGSIADNDSGGRYGYRASKAALNAFGKSLAMDLKPRGIAVAQLHPGYVQTRMVNFGGLITPEESARGLAERIDGLTLGNTGSFWHSNGEELPW
- a CDS encoding zinc-dependent peptidase → MSAALVFAVFAVTLIAATIFYLFFYRTWRRERKLRAPFPEPWRQHLDSNVPLYRKLSKTLKCALEQRVQLFLSEKEFYGCNGFEVNDTVKVTIAGHACLLILARPYSDFDEVSSILVYPDAYHVRDIESDGLIVSESNEIRAGEASSRGQVVLAWKECEEAARAPHSSHNVMLHEFAHQLDYLDGTADGAPPLGGEQARHWQSAMTHAYEHLRHSLHHHHKPWLDPYGATEPAEFFAVLTEAFFQQPGHLKHEQPEVYKALQGYYRLDPKALWQDA
- a CDS encoding DUF2897 family protein translates to MPAIGWIFIIVALALIVGSLMILRDNARSMKISDEKMKKIQARKAEIEAEESAEDRES